Sequence from the Ziziphus jujuba cultivar Dongzao chromosome 9, ASM3175591v1 genome:
TGCACTTAATGTAGGAGCAAGACCCAGAAAAGGAGACAAGCTACACAAGCGGAATATCCATCGTAGCGATGGTGCTAAATACATGTCATATTTTAAGGTTGGTATATATTTCATATGTTACACAATTTGGATGGATCATGCTGGGGTACCCTAATCTTTTACCTTGCAAGCCAGACTGATCCTTCCTCAATTCTAGGATCACTCATCactaattttcaattaaaacatGTTTGCATATGTATTTTGCTTTAAGATTTAAAAAGCTTTCTGAAAATGAATCCAAATTTCCACTATAGAAAGGCATTTTAATATGTTTGGAACCAATAAAGTAAATGTGACAAAATTATTCTTATTCTAATCTGGTTATATTTGTGTGGATATTTGTTTACATGTATGGTTTGGGTTGTTAGACAACGGACCCACTCAAACTAACTCTTTTTGAAGTGGATTGCAGGATATAACCTAACTTAATAAGTGGTTTGATTGATATTTTCACTGTtcttatcatttaaattttagtattgtGATTATGAACatgtgttttgtttttaaacAGTTTAGATttaatgataaagaaaaaaacaggcAAGGTGAACAAAAGACcctttagatttttaatatattcatttgCATTATTTAGATGGTGATGGGACTTGAAGACATACTGTTTAGCTGTTGATTCTGTGCCTGAAATTTCCTTACATTATGCGGATaagattttttatcttttacttttttgaaGTTGTTCCCAGCTTCTTTTAGTGTTGAGCTCGCAATTACAGttcttgtttatttaattttttgaaaaacttttaaaGTTCTACAAGTAGGCTATTGCTGATATAGTACCTTTTTGTGTTTCAGATTAGCAAGAAACAGCATGAAATTGTCAAGAATATGAAGCAGTCTGGTAAAAGCATCCAGTCCAGGTCTCTTAACCGAGTTTTAGGTAACATTGATGATATTAATGTGCAACCGTATGAAGTATTCGTTGCAGAAGAACAAAAGAAGTTGCATGAGCACTGGTTAGTGTGTTTTGAAGTAAACCCTCTTTTTCAGTCAAAAAGGACTGAAAGCTTTTTGAAGTTGCACTCctaaaaaattatcttatatatatgtaggttGCAATTGGCAAAAGAAGCTATCCCAACTGCATATATGAACTGGAGAGAATTTCATTTACAGAAACAACAAGTGATAAAGTCTCTGGAGGAGGACATGAAAAGCAGAGTAGAGTTTCAAATAGAGGTCTGTGATTAAGGCTCTCTCAGTTTCTCTTGCGGCtgttgttatttttaatatatatcttttaaccCCCTTCCTGTTTGGGCATGTGTGCTTGTGTACTTTCAGCTTGTTGGTTAGTGAGTCTATACCTTCTTACTGTTGTATATGATGTTTAACCTGTTGGTTTGTAATTGAAGGTTCAGGATGATGAATACAGTGGCAGTGGGAGTGGAAGTGGGAATGAAAGTGGTAGTGGGAGTGGTAGTGGAAGCGGGAGCAGGAGTAGGAGTGGGAGTGGGAGCAGGAGCGGGAGTGAGAGTGACAGTGACAGTGACAATGACAGTGGGAGTGAGAGTAAAAGTGAGAGTGAGAAGAGTCTGGTCCAGGATCAGATAGAAATTGGATTGACAAAACAAGTATCTGCCCCTGAAGATGAGGAGAAGTCTTTATCTGGTTCCTCAGAGGAAGAGCAGTCTCCTCGGCAGATTGCTGTTGGCCATGGTTTCAACACTATGGATATGGATTCAGGACAACATATGACAGAAAAGTCAGTTCACGTTAAATTGAGTGCTGGTGAGTACTCTGAAAATGAAGACGCTCCGGATGTTGCTCCTGGTCCAGGAGTACATCTGTCTTCTGGTAAAGATGTCTGGCCAGCAGCTAACTTGCCACATCCTTTCTATGATTCTACTGTAAGTCAGCAGTATGCAGCAGCTGGAGAGACACTTGTGGATCCACAAGTCAACAAAGAACAGCAGACACATTTGATTGATCTGGAATCCAACTTACGGATGGGAGAGACACGGAAAACTTTGTTGCACAGACAGTCTGATGATCCTTCGTTTAGACAATCAGAGGATGCTTCCTTTGATGCTTACCCTAACCAAGATCGGAATGAGTTACTACAATCTCTCTTCAAGGGCCCAGAGGTGTTATCCTACCATCATGAGCAGAAACAGACGGGGTTAGATTTGCAGCCTTCAGACAATATGCTCATGGGAAGCGGTCAATTTTCAGGACATTTCCAGGACCAGCAGCAGCCTTCTCTGCCACTAGGGCAGGGGCAGAAAAGAGATAACGAGGTTTATGTACAACAAAACATATCTGAGAACATTTTTGATGGAGGCAGATACTTAATCCCAAGTCAGGAATCTTTGCCAGCAGTCAATGTGCAGGATTGGGCTGTCAATAATGTCCGCATGCCACCACTGCCGCCACCTCTCCAGCCTCACTTAAATGCTGGAGAATTGTTGAACCAGAACTGGTTTTCTGGGGAGCACCAAGTTCGTGGCCGATGGACTGGATCAGATAGTGCTAGCATATCTAACCAGAGCATTGGGAGTGGAAGCAATGGAGATCAGAGCTTATTCAGTGTTCTATCTCATTGTAACCAGTTACGTTCTAGTAGTAGCACCCCTTTCCATTCAGTAGCCTCCACCGAGCAGTTGATTTCAACAAGGAATTATGGAATGGTGGGTGGTGGGGTTACTCCCAGGATGAGCAATAATACTGTACCACAAGCAGCTGCTGCTACAAGTCATTCACTTGACTTCATGAGTGAGCGTGAAGCAGCTTCTCCCATGATACCTGATGATATGGTATGGATGGGATTGCCACATCAAGGTTCTGCTTTACATGATTCAATGGGGAAACCATACttgaggtcatggaatcaataaAAAGTATGCTTTCCGGTTGGAGTTCCAAATTTTTAGGCCTGGTTCTAGAGACAGGTCATGACAGgtctaagaaaaggaaaaaataaaaataaaaatgtgggAGTGCAATATCCATTGAAGAGGAATTTGGGAGGTGTAATAATTAGAAGGCAAAAAGAAATTTGATGAGAGGGTTTAGGGAGAAAAATCACAGAAGAATCTGAAATACAGACAGGGAGATAGGATTTTTGTACATACCTTATACATGAGCCAGCTCAAACACCATGTGTATATAAATCTAGATGGTTAGATGGAGAGGCAGTTGCAAGAGGAGTCACGGGCAGAttttgattaaacagaaagaaaaaaacaaaaaaaaaaaaaaaaatcgaaatccAGGTATTTGCATAATTGTTaggcaattttaaaattttcacattttaatttcaattgggattttttttttttcctgttccTACTTTGTCTGTTGCTGAGAAAATAGCTATCAATAATTTTGGAGGCtttttaagttatataaatatataggtaattgaatatttgtttatttatttgttttttattatagtagtgattatctattttatttcctatctacTGTTTGATCACTCCAAAGTCCAAATATCACGTGTACTGAGGGTCTCATAAATGATGAGTTCGTGCTGCCGACAATGACTATTCCCAATATTTGGGTGGGCCTTTTTCGTCTCATTGaacttttttcaattattttaaaatgtaataatgttGCTTCTAAACCCCAAACGAACCAACAAAGCCACGCTTTGATTTTCTTCGCCGTACCACATTGAGCCACCGTATTGGTTTCTCAAATTTTAAATCGCAAATTCAtatctttataatttttacCTACCTATGTCTACTTTTGTTATGTCAATTTGTCGTTATTAGTTaataattctttcatttttcaaaaaaagagtTTAGAAATTTGCAAAAACTGGGTGAGTGGTGATTGGTTAGGTAGGGAACAGCAGAACAAAGCCAGTTTTATTGGTTAATTGGAAAAGTTGCCGCTAAAAATACACTAGttttctctgtgtgtgtgtgtgtgttttttttttctttttttttcctcttctttttttgggcAATAAAAATAGACTAGATGTTTAGAATAATGCGTTAGGAATTGAAATGGCAATTCCAACGTTACAAAgcaaagatatatataaagatacttCTTATTAGTTAgggttgttttctttttaataacaaattttgGTGGTTAAACTGTTAAAGTTTAATTGCCGTTAAATTTTTTCCATAGAAacaataaaatgatattaaaaatattaattaacccTTATTTTtatcgaagaaaaaaaaaaactgatttctAATGGGAAATACCTACCTTCAAGCTGCTTTGtccattaattaattgacaTACCTATCATTTAGAACGAGATGGTTCCATTTTATTCCCTATTAAATTCATCAAGGCCGTGAATTGATgccatcaataatattaatttttttttaaatattaactaaatttGTTAACTaatttaaatgataataatataataatatttaattaatttatttttttatttaaatattcatttaaagcatttttaataataaatgtgTATTCATATTGAtgtgatataaaaattaatactgtTTAAATTTAGAGCAAATACACTatcagtttatttatattttgaaaatttaaaaatatcttataGATCTTTCAAAAGTTCAGCCACTTTgacccctttttttattttttatttttttggtcacaTGACATGAGCCTTATAGAATGTTTAAACAAACTTAttggaaagttttttttttttttcttttatgaataaTTGTCTATTTTTatgatgtattaaaaaaatttagtaataaataaagctattaaaaatatttttatacataattatttatataaatatgttaactaaaaatatttttatttatattatatgataaataaatttaataaatattttgatagaattaataatggattaattaattcaataagataaataaaattggactgtttaatttttattttttaaaaactatttagattaaaaactacatatatatatatatatatatatagatatatataaagattaaaaACAATTGTTAATACTTCTTCGtttgtttttagaaaattttgtattttatttttttctttaatttctccGGTCTCTTCTTGCATTCTACAGTcgttctttattattattattattttatgtggccTAACTGTCTTCTCTCGGAGAGCTGTGTGCTTGGTGCCTTGGTAGCCAAGCGTGGATCAAAATCCCAGTTATACCAAACCGGCTTTGcaatcctcctcctcctcctcctcctcctgaaGTAATCTAATCTTCCTTGCTTGTTTGCTATTCTGCAAAACCAACGTCCTTTGTTTCAGTACCTCACCAATCTCTCCCCGTCTTAATCTTGAGCTCAATTTGGGTTTTGCTCTGCTAATATTGTTGCTTTACCTATTTCACTCAGAAATGGACAAGAAGAAGGAAACCATTCGATTGGAGCGCGAGTCCGTCATTCCAATTCTTAAGCCTAAGCTCATTATGACGTTGGCCAATCTCATTGGTACTTTTTCTCTacttaatttccttatttatttCCTCTTTCCACTCTGAATTGCGCTTTCGCCGACGCCTTTTTCTTGTAAAGTTTGTTTCTTTCGCAATGTTAGCTTCAATTAGTTACTGGGTTTTCTTCCTTTATCAATATTTTGAATTGGGATCACTGCGTTTTTCCCATaggatatttttctttcttaaagactttttttttttttttttaaaaatctttttacgTTTATCAGGGGTAAGAGCTAAAATCATGTTTTGcttgcttattattattattattattagttttttattttcactttgttatttatttatttatttttggacataacTTTGTTAATTGTGAGCTTGCAAAATGATTTTTGGCGTTAATTTGCTTcttggtaattttattttattttttcactcgATTAATCCAATTTGTGTTTGTGGGCATAAGGGAATTGAGCGGCATAGATGTAAACAATAAACTTAAGTAGGTCCCAGATAGGAATGAAAACCTCTAGGAGCATCTCCAGCAAACTCTTTATCTAGTAGGTTATGTTCTCACGGTTGTAAATAACAGGTCTTATATActcttaaatatttaaattgaaagtTCATTTGGTTTGTTCAATAATAGTATTACAGAATAtctttttatgttttgattaataacctcattttattttcatttagttccttctatataattttttgagatgataaaaatagaaagttGTGTTTGTCTAAAAGAAttactttatttaaaatatgtttactACTTTACATAAGATATTGTCTAAAAGTAGATAACTTTATTAGAGATGCTATAAGTGATTGTTCTCTGGCATCAGAACTACAGTTTAACAATCGTTGGTGAAATTTAGTCTTGAAAACATATTTTATGGATATTCTATTAGTTTCCTTCATGTCTACTTGATTATCCATCTTTCAAGTTAAAGCGTTAATGGCTCAGTtgtagagaattttttttttccttaaaggtTGATTGACAGTTGTAAAATCCAGAACTTAAACCAATCTATTATTGtgagtaatattattatttatttaataatttagttGCAACAGTTCAATGGCTCAGTTTGTTTTCTACTAGAATTAGCAGTTTGAATTAATAATATTCTGCAGAACATGGTTCTGACCGTGCTGAGTTTTTAAAGCTATGCAAGAGAATTGAGTACACAATTCGGGCTTGGTATCTTCTACAATTTGAGGATTTGATGGTACTTTTGTGTTTGCAAGTTTTCTTGGTATAAGGTCTTCATTTATATTTCTGTATTGGTTTATTATTCTCTAATGTTGATTTTGATTGTGTTTACAGCAATTATATTCTCTCTTTGACCCTGTATATGGGGCTCAGAAATTGGAGCAGCAACATCTATCTCCTGAAGAAATCGATGTGCTTGAACTGAATTTCCTCAACTACTTATTTGAGGTATCATGCCTGCTCTGCCTAATCATAGTTTTTAGGGATTTCTGTATCATTTatgaccaaaagaaaaaagaaagatgtaGTACTGGAAATCTTCAAATGCTACATTGATTATATCATTATGTTAATGTTATTTTATCTGTTCATTGAGATTGTTTCCATTTTAGTTGTTGCCCTATTTCCCTTCAGTGTTTGGAATTGCAAACCTAGGAAATGGAAACACTTATTGCATTCAATTGCAATATCCAGTTTTTCCTAAGCAAAGGGATAACTTAGGTTTCTTTAGAAGTTTACTGAGAAAATTGGTAGTTTTTTAAATCCCATGTGCAAGATAGTAATTGTTGGAAAATTGGTTCCTTCATCCTTGAGAGGTTGATGGTCTGTAATTTGCTACTGGAAAGTAATTTTGCCTTGACAGTTTTTTCTGGTAAGATAAGTATCAACTTCCTTGATCAAAAGGAGGACGGGAACATTTGTTTGTTAGGAAGGTGGATAAAAATGTGAATGATCCCCGTGTACTTTTCATATGTAAAGCTAGACTGTAGAATATTTTCCTTCTTGAGGTTATTGTGTAGGCTGGCTATGCTATTATATCTCCTTGTTGCTGGAATGCTTTGGGGGTTCTCAAAGGGGATATAAAATGCTGGTTCTTTGGTATTGTGCTGCTCTTTCCTTCTGTTGTTTGATAAGGAAATGATAGGTAGTTTAAGAGTGAGATGAGATTGATGAGATTTTGTGGTTAAAGTTATCTTTTTTGCCTTATATTGGCTTTTAAAGCTAAGTAGAATGGGGGTGGGGGAAGGCTCACAGCTGGATGATACTTATATATCCATAATTTCTGGTACTTGATATATCTGTAGATACTGATATAGTGATCCTACATTGAATATAAAACACATATATCCAAGATTTCAAACTATCAACATGTTGCTAGTTGTgggatttttataaattccttaAAGTTTATTATTTCAATACAGGTTATGGAAAAAAGTAATTTCAAGATTGCCACTGAGGAGGAGATTGAAGTGGCACGTTCCGGACAGTATCTTCTAAATCTTCCCATCACAGTTGATCATTCTAAGGTTTGTGCTCATGTTTCTGTATTCGCAATGTTGTATTGCATGGTTGGATGAGTGAGAAAATGTCAAAGCAATCtttctaccttttttttatGGACTCTCGTTATCATGTTCTCTTTACATTTAATAATCCATTATGACTTTTTGCTGAATTTAGCTTGACAACAAGCTCCTGAAGAAATATTTTGCAGAGCATCATCATGAAAACCTTCCATCATTTGCTGATAAGGTATTAATGCTTAACTTTAGCGTATGTTTTCCGTCTAAAATCCCATGAACTGGTTTATTGAATTGAAAATCCCTTCTAAGATTTTGAGTTTCTGATTCTGTAGATTACCTTATCCTGAATCTGTTGGTAGCCTTCTCGAGCATGCGTAACATGTTACGTAATGGGTTTCTTGTCACACATCTATGTTGTGCATCATTTACTATTTCATAGAAGTACTTGACATGTATGTTATAAGCAAACAAGTATTGGCAACGCTTAACCTTATTCTATTTCTTAATGTTGAAATATACATGTTTAAGTTCAGTAGCTTCAGTTGTTCAAgcgtattttaaaattatggagTTTTCCATCAAAGgtttaaaaatttggaaaatccaATTTATTGGTTGTATTGTTTTGGgatttaaattgtaattaactCTGAGAATGATACCAATATCAATAGGAAGCTACAATGCCAAAGTGAGGGATCAGAGAAGTCTAATTTTCTCAACTCCCTATAACCAATTTATACACATGTAAGGCCCAATTTCACTCCAAAAATGGGTGGGCCTGCATGTGAGGTGGATTGTTAATCCATATATTGTTAAACTCTTCCCAACAACTTAAACTTTTGGTATTGATAGTAATTCAACGAACTCA
This genomic interval carries:
- the LOC107427998 gene encoding uncharacterized protein LOC107427998 isoform X2; its protein translation is MAADQRRKRLNSASVVGCNSREQHRAKRKNKGLQQYDLNMKSHISLHWDLNQKRVIAKREQIGISWRDLRPFVGSSPSSKNILADIYAIPPEIHELENLREVLSYEVWETHLSENEKNHLKQFLPAEPDAEQVVHALLSGDNLHFGSPFLKWGASVCSGDLHPDTILQQDQCIKAEKKVYYEELRKYHNDMIVYLLSLKERFASCKDPEKEFLQKILRSKNNGDKRISSCANESGFHVREDDVTLTATSESCSYVADEKACSSDNQNSSVVKGGEFDYRVSEKGLLKDKGRNPLIVSDGALNVGARPRKGDKLHKRNIHRSDGAKYMSYFKISKKQHEIVKNMKQSGKSIQSRSLNRVLGNIDDINVQPYEVFVAEEQKKLHEHWLQLAKEAIPTAYMNWREFHLQKQQVIKSLEEDMKSRVEFQIEDDEYSGSGSGSGNESGSGSGSGSGSRSRSGSGSRSGSESDSDSDNDSGSESKSESEKSLVQDQIEIGLTKQVSAPEDEEKSLSGSSEEEQSPRQIAVGHGFNTMDMDSGQHMTEKSVHVKLSAGEYSENEDAPDVAPGPGVHLSSGKDVWPAANLPHPFYDSTVSQQYAAAGETLVDPQVNKEQQTHLIDLESNLRMGETRKTLLHRQSDDPSFRQSEDASFDAYPNQDRNELLQSLFKGPEVLSYHHEQKQTGLDLQPSDNMLMGSGQFSGHFQDQQQPSLPLGQGQKRDNEVYVQQNISENIFDGGRYLIPSQESLPAVNVQDWAVNNVRMPPLPPPLQPHLNAGELLNQNWFSGEHQVRGRWTGSDSASISNQSIGSGSNGDQSLFSVLSHCNQLRSSSSTPFHSVASTEQLISTRNYGMVGGGVTPRMSNNTVPQAAAATSHSLDFMSEREAASPMIPDDMVWMGLPHQGSALHDSMGKPYLRSWNQ
- the LOC107427998 gene encoding uncharacterized protein LOC107427998 isoform X1, with protein sequence MAADQRRKRLNSASVVGCNSREQHRAKRKNKGLQQYDLNMKSHISLHWDLNQKRVIAKREQIGISWRDLRPFVGSSPSSKNILADIYAIPPEIHELENLREVLSYEVWETHLSENEKNHLKQFLPAEPDAEQVVHALLSGDNLHFGSPFLKWGASVCSGDLHPDTILQQDQCIKAEKKVYYEELRKYHNDMIVYLLSLKERFASCKDPEKEFLQKILRSKNNGDKRISSCANESGFHVREDDVTLTATSESCSYVADEKACSSDNQNSSVVKGGEFDYRVSEKGLLKDKGRNPLIVSDGALNVGARPRKGDKLHKRNIHRSDGAKYMSYFKISKKQHEIVKNMKQSGKSIQSRSLNRVLGNIDDINVQPYEVFVAEEQKKLHEHWLQLAKEAIPTAYMNWREFHLQKQQVIKSLEEDMKSRVEFQIEVQDDEYSGSGSGSGNESGSGSGSGSGSRSRSGSGSRSGSESDSDSDNDSGSESKSESEKSLVQDQIEIGLTKQVSAPEDEEKSLSGSSEEEQSPRQIAVGHGFNTMDMDSGQHMTEKSVHVKLSAGEYSENEDAPDVAPGPGVHLSSGKDVWPAANLPHPFYDSTVSQQYAAAGETLVDPQVNKEQQTHLIDLESNLRMGETRKTLLHRQSDDPSFRQSEDASFDAYPNQDRNELLQSLFKGPEVLSYHHEQKQTGLDLQPSDNMLMGSGQFSGHFQDQQQPSLPLGQGQKRDNEVYVQQNISENIFDGGRYLIPSQESLPAVNVQDWAVNNVRMPPLPPPLQPHLNAGELLNQNWFSGEHQVRGRWTGSDSASISNQSIGSGSNGDQSLFSVLSHCNQLRSSSSTPFHSVASTEQLISTRNYGMVGGGVTPRMSNNTVPQAAAATSHSLDFMSEREAASPMIPDDMVWMGLPHQGSALHDSMGKPYLRSWNQ
- the LOC107427998 gene encoding uncharacterized protein LOC107427998 isoform X3, giving the protein MAADQRRKRLNSASVVGCNSREQHRAKRKNKGLQQYDLNMKSHISLHWDLNQKRVIAKREQIGISWRDLRPFVGSSPSSKNILADIYAIPPEIHELENLREVLSYEVWETHLSENEKNHLKQFLPAEPDAEQVVHALLSGDNLHFGSPFLKWGASVCSGDLHPDTILQQDQCIKAEKKVYYEELRKYHNDMIVYLLSLKERFASCKDPEKEFLQKILRVSEKGLLKDKGRNPLIVSDGALNVGARPRKGDKLHKRNIHRSDGAKYMSYFKISKKQHEIVKNMKQSGKSIQSRSLNRVLGNIDDINVQPYEVFVAEEQKKLHEHWLQLAKEAIPTAYMNWREFHLQKQQVIKSLEEDMKSRVEFQIEVQDDEYSGSGSGSGNESGSGSGSGSGSRSRSGSGSRSGSESDSDSDNDSGSESKSESEKSLVQDQIEIGLTKQVSAPEDEEKSLSGSSEEEQSPRQIAVGHGFNTMDMDSGQHMTEKSVHVKLSAGEYSENEDAPDVAPGPGVHLSSGKDVWPAANLPHPFYDSTVSQQYAAAGETLVDPQVNKEQQTHLIDLESNLRMGETRKTLLHRQSDDPSFRQSEDASFDAYPNQDRNELLQSLFKGPEVLSYHHEQKQTGLDLQPSDNMLMGSGQFSGHFQDQQQPSLPLGQGQKRDNEVYVQQNISENIFDGGRYLIPSQESLPAVNVQDWAVNNVRMPPLPPPLQPHLNAGELLNQNWFSGEHQVRGRWTGSDSASISNQSIGSGSNGDQSLFSVLSHCNQLRSSSSTPFHSVASTEQLISTRNYGMVGGGVTPRMSNNTVPQAAAATSHSLDFMSEREAASPMIPDDMVWMGLPHQGSALHDSMGKPYLRSWNQ